From Candidatus Cloacimonadota bacterium, one genomic window encodes:
- a CDS encoding T9SS type A sorting domain-containing protein — protein sequence WTCPTLNNGGTTLTELLEMRVYRDDILIYTDFNPTLGGTGSYLDAAVPASGLYEYQVVGYNNEGEGTPVNGELWVGEDMPDAVTDLVLTDVSTNVLIAQLDWINPATGLHGGYLAGITGYDIERSDGAVFDFVGSTTSWQDYSITENGMYSYTLTPYNAAGSGPSTTSAEVAIGSAIIQVGIGEELNHQLPLVFNHMDSMVEVVYLQEWLDVGMIINTLSFHVSMTSVMNGPRDLEIWLGLTAEADLSAGWIDGTDLEQVYSGSIIVPPGDSWVELPLDVDYIYENSDNLVMLIISNDDDDYLNTDAWWCTESGTPARSRVDFANNATGWEFNAFTGPWDGDQIRSLYPDVRFDYTPLGGPQTPDESTDVTFEADAGGALETQIDWTCPILNNGGTILTELLEMRVYRDELLIYTDPNPTMGGSGSYLDAAVPVPGLIEYQVIGYNSFGEGFPVYGWPWVGEDMPAAVDNLVLTQTSPDALSGTLTWDNPTTGSHGGPFNEPILGYHIERNDGMTFELGGSATSYLDDTIPISAYYCYSVVPYNVIGDGLVMTSNLVLIADSDLLILEDFSNGVPPTGWYIDGLGQTNWSSSATNFAGGIVPELKFSWAPEFYGISRMCSNILDTSSMNELALEFKYSLSHYDTGLPYTIGVATTTDGTTWNDVWNLIPTSSILPTTVNVDFTNADVGSATFQICLYFDGDSYFKYWWIDDVILTGNSPLILPPENIAVDSILGLVTWDSPAVDTVGKATNNRELTGYNVYLDDVLQGNTTELEWLYDVLLINGLNYQAGVEAVYDEGTSEMVIVDFIYEGTGSGNILPLVTELSGNDPNPFNPETTISFTTANSNNLTQIDIYNLKGQKIKTLLHEQISAGQHSVVWNGKNNSDISVSSGVYFYQMKSGSFVATKKMILLK from the coding sequence ACTGGACCTGCCCAACCTTGAACAACGGCGGTACAACCCTGACTGAACTTCTGGAAATGCGGGTTTATAGAGATGACATCTTAATATATACTGACTTTAATCCAACCCTAGGCGGAACGGGTTCTTACCTTGATGCAGCCGTTCCTGCTTCTGGCTTATATGAATATCAGGTAGTTGGTTATAATAATGAAGGTGAAGGAACCCCGGTTAATGGTGAACTTTGGGTTGGTGAAGATATGCCGGATGCTGTTACCGATCTTGTATTGACTGATGTTAGCACAAATGTGCTTATTGCTCAACTTGACTGGATAAACCCCGCCACAGGCTTGCACGGCGGGTATTTAGCAGGAATTACGGGATACGATATAGAGCGTTCCGATGGAGCTGTTTTTGATTTTGTAGGCTCAACTACCTCCTGGCAGGATTACAGTATTACTGAAAATGGTATGTATTCGTATACTCTAACGCCTTACAATGCCGCAGGCTCTGGTCCCTCTACTACTTCTGCTGAAGTTGCAATTGGTTCTGCTATCATTCAGGTGGGAATTGGTGAGGAATTAAATCATCAATTACCCCTAGTTTTCAATCACATGGACAGCATGGTAGAAGTAGTTTATCTGCAGGAATGGCTGGATGTTGGAATGATTATCAATACTCTCTCCTTCCATGTTTCTATGACCAGCGTTATGAACGGCCCCCGTGATCTGGAAATCTGGCTGGGTTTAACGGCTGAAGCAGACTTGTCAGCTGGTTGGATAGATGGTACTGACCTGGAACAGGTATATAGTGGTTCAATTATTGTACCTCCTGGTGACAGCTGGGTTGAGCTACCTTTGGATGTAGACTATATTTATGAAAATTCAGACAACCTGGTGATGTTGATAATCAGTAATGATGATGATGATTATTTAAATACTGATGCGTGGTGGTGTACAGAGTCCGGAACACCAGCCAGAAGTCGGGTTGATTTTGCTAATAACGCGACCGGTTGGGAATTCAACGCTTTTACGGGTCCCTGGGATGGTGATCAGATCAGATCTCTTTATCCCGATGTAAGATTCGATTATACACCTCTGGGCGGCCCACAAACCCCCGATGAATCTACCGATGTAACATTCGAAGCCGATGCCGGCGGTGCCCTGGAAACGCAAATTGACTGGACCTGCCCAATTTTGAACAACGGTGGTACAATTCTGACAGAGCTTCTGGAAATGCGGGTTTATAGGGATGAATTATTGATCTATACGGACCCAAACCCTACTATGGGTGGATCAGGTTCTTACCTCGATGCAGCTGTTCCTGTTCCCGGCTTAATTGAATATCAAGTAATTGGTTATAATAGTTTCGGGGAAGGATTTCCGGTTTATGGATGGCCATGGGTTGGTGAAGATATGCCGGCTGCAGTTGATAACCTTGTCTTGACGCAAACGTCTCCCGATGCTTTATCCGGAACACTCACCTGGGACAATCCTACTACAGGCTCGCACGGCGGACCGTTCAATGAGCCGATCTTGGGATATCATATAGAGCGTAATGACGGTATGACTTTTGAACTGGGTGGATCAGCGACATCTTATCTGGATGACACAATTCCAATCTCGGCCTACTATTGCTACTCTGTTGTACCCTACAATGTGATTGGTGATGGTCTAGTTATGACTTCCAATTTAGTTCTTATTGCTGATTCTGATCTTTTGATTTTGGAAGACTTCTCAAATGGCGTTCCCCCCACAGGCTGGTATATTGATGGTCTGGGGCAGACTAACTGGTCTTCATCTGCAACTAACTTTGCCGGTGGCATTGTTCCGGAACTAAAGTTTAGCTGGGCACCAGAATTTTATGGAATATCACGCATGTGCTCAAATATTCTGGATACTTCCAGCATGAATGAATTAGCTCTGGAATTCAAGTATAGCCTGAGCCATTATGATACTGGTTTACCATATACAATTGGTGTGGCAACTACTACTGATGGCACAACCTGGAATGATGTCTGGAATCTAATTCCAACCAGTTCAATTCTACCAACAACAGTGAATGTTGATTTTACAAACGCAGACGTTGGCTCAGCTACCTTCCAGATATGCCTTTATTTTGATGGTGATTCCTACTTCAAATATTGGTGGATTGATGACGTGATCCTTACCGGCAATAGCCCTTTAATATTACCTCCGGAGAATATTGCAGTTGATTCTATTCTGGGCTTGGTAACCTGGGATTCACCAGCAGTAGATACAGTTGGTAAAGCTACTAATAATCGTGAATTGACAGGTTACAATGTATATTTGGACGATGTTTTGCAAGGCAATACAACAGAACTTGAATGGCTGTATGATGTACTGTTGATCAATGGTCTAAACTATCAGGCCGGCGTGGAAGCAGTTTATGATGAAGGTACATCCGAAATGGTTATAGTGGATTTTATTTATGAAGGAACAGGTTCAGGTAATATCTTACCTTTGGTAACGGAACTTTCGGGAAATGATCCCAATCCCTTCAACCCCGAAACAACGATCAGCTTCACAACCGCAAATTCAAACAATTTAACGCAGATTGATATTTACAATTTAAAAGGACAAAAGATCAAAACTTTACTGCATGAACAAATTTCAGCCGGGCAACATTCTGTTGTCTGGAATGGTAAAAATAATTCAGATATTTCAGTTTCCAGCGGAGTTTATTTCTACCAAATGAAAAGTGGCAGTTTTGTGGCAACGAAGAAGATGATTTTGCTGAAATAG